The following are encoded together in the Trachemys scripta elegans isolate TJP31775 chromosome 7, CAS_Tse_1.0, whole genome shotgun sequence genome:
- the PPP1R14B gene encoding protein phosphatase 1 regulatory subunit 14B isoform X1 yields the protein MAAPCSPESGPAGATSPRVYFQSPPGEPGQEEEEGPVRRQGKVTVKYDRKELRKRLNLEEWILEQLTQLYDCQEEEIPELEIDVDELLDMGSDDARGARVKELLVDCYKPTEAFVGDLLDKIRGMQKLSTPQKK from the exons ATGGCAGCGCCTTGCAGCCCAGAGAGCGGCCCAGCGGGGGCCACAAGCCCCCGGGTGTATTTCCAGAGTCCCCCGGGGGAGCCgggccaggaggaggaggaggggccggtcCGGCGCCAGGGGAAGGTCACGGTGAAATACGATCGCAAGGAGCTTCGCAAGCGGCTTAACCTGGAGGAGTGGATCCTGGAGCAGCTCACGCAGCTGTACGACTGCCAG gaAGAGGAGATTCCAGAGCTGGAGATCGATGTAGATGAGCTGCTGGACATGGGCAGTGATGATGCCCGGGGAGCCAGGGTGAAG GAGCTCCTGGTTGACTGTTACAAGCCCACGGAG gCTTTTGTGGGGGACCTGCTCGACAAGATCCGAGGCATGCAGAAGCTCAGCACCCCCCAGAAGAAATGA
- the PPP1R14B gene encoding protein phosphatase 1 regulatory subunit 14B isoform X2: protein MAAPCSPESGPAGATSPRVYFQSPPGEPGQEEEEGPVRRQGKVTVKYDRKELRKRLNLEEWILEQLTQLYDCQEEEIPELEIDVDELLDMGSDDARGARVKAFVGDLLDKIRGMQKLSTPQKK from the exons ATGGCAGCGCCTTGCAGCCCAGAGAGCGGCCCAGCGGGGGCCACAAGCCCCCGGGTGTATTTCCAGAGTCCCCCGGGGGAGCCgggccaggaggaggaggaggggccggtcCGGCGCCAGGGGAAGGTCACGGTGAAATACGATCGCAAGGAGCTTCGCAAGCGGCTTAACCTGGAGGAGTGGATCCTGGAGCAGCTCACGCAGCTGTACGACTGCCAG gaAGAGGAGATTCCAGAGCTGGAGATCGATGTAGATGAGCTGCTGGACATGGGCAGTGATGATGCCCGGGGAGCCAGGGTGAAG gCTTTTGTGGGGGACCTGCTCGACAAGATCCGAGGCATGCAGAAGCTCAGCACCCCCCAGAAGAAATGA
- the FKBP2 gene encoding peptidyl-prolyl cis-trans isomerase FKBP2 isoform X1, with amino-acid sequence MDAILRRQQPDVTALASGHVTQSCSDHVMGKMAAPRAASGPGQSGSGSCRRLRRGVWSGGLARRMQSSQATALLTLCLWALCHPALGTEGKRKLQIGVKKRVENCPIKSRKGDVLHMHYTGKLEDGTEFDSSIPRDQPFIFSLGTGQVIKGWDQGLLGMCEGEKRKLVIPSELGYGDRGAPPKIPGGATLIFEVELLKIERRPEL; translated from the exons ATGGACGCCATTTTGCGCCGCCAGCAGCCAGACGTAACTGCCCTTGCATCTGGTCACGTGACACAGAGCTGCTCTGATCACGTGATGGGAAAGATGGCGGCCCCCAGGGCGGCTTCCGGGCCTGGCCAATCAGGAAGTGGGAGCTGCCGGCGGCTGCGCAGAGGGGTTTGGAGCGGGGGTCTGGCGAGGAG GATGCAGTCGAGCCAGGCTACAGCGCTGCTCACACTCTGCCTGTGGGCGCTTTGTCATCCAGCGTTGGGAACTGAGGGCAAGAGAAAGCTGCAGATTGGCGTCAAGAAGCGGGTGGAGAACTGTCCCATCAAATCCCGCAAGGGAGATGTGCTGCACATGCATTACACC GGCAAGCTAGAAGATGGGACCGAGTTTGACAGCAGCATCCCACGTGACCAGCCCTTCATCTTCTCGCTGGGGACGGGCCAAGTCATCAAAGGCTGGGACCAAGGCCTGCTTGG GATGTGCGAGGGTGAGAAGAGGAAACTGGTGATTCCCTCCGAGCTGG GCTACGGGGACCGAGGGGCTCCACCCAAGATCCCAG GTGGCGCAACACTGATCTTCGAGGTGGAGCTGCTGAAGATTGAGCGGCGACCGGAGCTGTAG
- the FKBP2 gene encoding peptidyl-prolyl cis-trans isomerase FKBP2 isoform X2, with protein sequence MQSSQATALLTLCLWALCHPALGTEGKRKLQIGVKKRVENCPIKSRKGDVLHMHYTGKLEDGTEFDSSIPRDQPFIFSLGTGQVIKGWDQGLLGMCEGEKRKLVIPSELGYGDRGAPPKIPGGATLIFEVELLKIERRPEL encoded by the exons ATGCAGTCGAGCCAGGCTACAGCGCTGCTCACACTCTGCCTGTGGGCGCTTTGTCATCCAGCGTTGGGAACTGAGGGCAAGAGAAAGCTGCAGATTGGCGTCAAGAAGCGGGTGGAGAACTGTCCCATCAAATCCCGCAAGGGAGATGTGCTGCACATGCATTACACC GGCAAGCTAGAAGATGGGACCGAGTTTGACAGCAGCATCCCACGTGACCAGCCCTTCATCTTCTCGCTGGGGACGGGCCAAGTCATCAAAGGCTGGGACCAAGGCCTGCTTGG GATGTGCGAGGGTGAGAAGAGGAAACTGGTGATTCCCTCCGAGCTGG GCTACGGGGACCGAGGGGCTCCACCCAAGATCCCAG GTGGCGCAACACTGATCTTCGAGGTGGAGCTGCTGAAGATTGAGCGGCGACCGGAGCTGTAG